One Stigmatopora nigra isolate UIUO_SnigA chromosome 1, RoL_Snig_1.1, whole genome shotgun sequence DNA segment encodes these proteins:
- the LOC144214455 gene encoding galactose-specific lectin nattectin-like, with product MVKMTFSLHFLLLLFGISGMLTKTRASVLYRDKECPPDWTRLDCRCIRFINEPLRFSLAETFCNLLGGNLVSIHNALENEVVRQVINAGAGSFVRTWIGIHDRIVEGEYLSVDGTIVDFFDWSNNRPRPNIDPLDCVEINFPGNNQWSDRNCNGRLPFVCARDVSYYKHGS from the exons ATGGTAAAG aTGACGTTTTCTCTTCACTTTTTGTTGCTGCTGTTTGGCATCAGTGGGATGTTAACCAAAACT CGGGCTTCTGTCTTATATAGAG ATAAAGAATGCCCTCCGGACTGGACTCGTCTGGACTGCCGCTGTATCAGGTTTATAAATGAGCCTTTAAGATTTTCTCTTGCTGag ACTTTCTGCAACCTCCTTGGTGGAAATCTGGTTTcaattcacaatgcactcgagAATGAAGTAGTTCGACAAGTAATTAATGCAGGTGCTGGAAGTTTTGTCCGTACCTGGATTGGAATTCATGATCGAATTGtg GAAGGCGAGTATCTATCGGTAGATGGCACGATAGTGGATTTTTTCGACTGGAGTAATAACCGGCCAAGACCTAATATTGACCCTTTGGATTGCGTAGAGATTAATTTTCCAG GTAATAACCAATGGAGTGATCGAAATTGCAATGGACGACTACCTTTTGTTTGCGCCAGAGATGTATCTTACTACAAGCATGGGTCTTAG